The genomic region CTCTCGTGGCGTTCGATCATCTACCCGGGCCAGGTCCTCAAGCTCACCGCCTCCGGCGGTTCGGCGCCGGCCGCGGCCGGCAAGCCGTCGTCGACTCCTTCGTCCACGACCTACACGGTGCGCGCCGGCGACACCGTCAGCGCGATCGCCTCGCGGCACAAGCTGTCGACGTCGGCCGTCCTGAAGGCCAACAGGCTGTCGTGGTCCTCGATCATCTACCCCGGCCAGAAGCTCACCATTCCGGGATCGACGAGCAGCCCGGCATCCTCGTCGTCGGGTTCGAGCTCGGCCGCCCAGCCCTCGTCGGGCGGTTCGGCCGCTCCGGCGTCATCCGGCGGCAGCAGCTACACCGTCCGGGCCGGCGACACGATCAGCGCGATCGCCGCACGGCACGGTGTCTCGGTCGCCGGCGTTCTGAGCGCCAACGGCCTCGGCTGGTCGTCGATCATCTACGCCGGGCAGAAGATCACGATCCCGCGCGCCGGGCTGGACGGGCTCGATGCCGAGCAGATCGACAATGCGCGCCTCATCGTGCGGATCGGCCGCGAACTCGGCGTGCCCGACAAGGGCATCGCGATCGCGCTCGGCACAGCGATGCAGGAGTCCTGGATCCGCAACCTCGATTGGGGCGACCGCGATTCGCTCGGGCTGTTCCAGCAGCGACCGAGCACCGGCTGGGGCACCGCCGAGCAGGTCCGCAACCGCGATCGCGCGATCCGCGCCTTCTACGGCGGCGCGGGCGATCCCAACGGATCGCGCACGCGCGGACTGCTCGACGTGGCGGGCTGGCAGGGCATGAGCTTCGCCGACGCGGCCCAGGCCGTGCAGATCTCCGCCTACCCCGACCGCTACGCGCGCTGGGAGAAGCCGGCCTACGCGTGGCTCGCCGCCCTGGACTGATCGGGGCCGCCCGGTGAGGCGTTGGACGGGCACGGGGCCCGACGTCCGTAAACTCGGAGCGTGAGCACGAGCCAGCAGACCGACCCGCTGATCGGCCGTCTGGTCGACGGCCGGTACCGGGTGCGTGCCCGCATCGCCCGTGGAGGCATGGCGACGGTATACGTCGCGACGGACCTGCGGCTCGAGCGTCGCATCGCGCTCAAGGTCATGCACGGCCACCTCAGCGACGACAGCGTGTTCCAGAGCCGGTTCATCCAGGAGGCCCGCGCCGCAGCCCGCCTGGCCGACCCGCATGTGGTGAACGTGTTCGACCAGGGCCAGGACGGCGAGGTCGCCTACCTCGTGATGGAGTACCTCCCCGGCATCACGCTGCGCGAGCTGCTGCGCGAGCAGAAGCGGCTGACCGTCCCGCAGGCGATCTCGATCA from Microbacter sp. GSS18 harbors:
- a CDS encoding LysM peptidoglycan-binding domain-containing protein; amino-acid sequence: MRRDSRDTRLRTAPVMMGVPAVVGSIALTLASAPAAHADSGASAPRTLRALPDRAPQTTTPVAPTAAAVPASYTVRAGDTVSAIASRFGLRTTDVLALNGLSWRSIIYPGQVLKLTASGGSAPAAAGKPSSTPSSTTYTVRAGDTVSAIASRHKLSTSAVLKANRLSWSSIIYPGQKLTIPGSTSSPASSSSGSSSAAQPSSGGSAAPASSGGSSYTVRAGDTISAIAARHGVSVAGVLSANGLGWSSIIYAGQKITIPRAGLDGLDAEQIDNARLIVRIGRELGVPDKGIAIALGTAMQESWIRNLDWGDRDSLGLFQQRPSTGWGTAEQVRNRDRAIRAFYGGAGDPNGSRTRGLLDVAGWQGMSFADAAQAVQISAYPDRYARWEKPAYAWLAALD